Within Haloarcula halobia, the genomic segment CATTATGATCACTGTCGCCATCATTGGAGCCCTCCGTTTCGACCGCCGGGATCTTGCCCGTGCCCTCGGTGGCGGCCTCATTACGTTCTCTCTCGAGAGCGTCGACACGATTCTCGAGGTCATCAATTCGATCCACAAGTTCACTTCTCTGCAGCATCGTTGTGTCACCGCTTTTTGCGGCCTCGACTGCGTCGCGGATTACCTTCGATTTTGAGACGCCCCGTTCCTCAGATTGTAATTCCACCCATTCACCGAGTTCTTCGTCGAGAGAGATGGTAAATCGATTCACCGGAGTTCACCATATTTGCACAACCTTCCAGGGAACTTAAAATCACACTCAGACAGTCGTCACACTGATATTCGCCAGACTTGCGACACCAATATTCACCAATTTGGTGCATTTTATGTAATTTAGGAAGGCCACACTTCATGAAAAACGAAGCCTAAGACACTTTCACTCCGGTTGGCTGGAGTTTAACACTCCAACCCACATACTGATTCAGTATGGGCCAACTCGACCCAGTTGCATTCGATATCGAGACATCGGGGCTTACCGAGGATGCCGTCATCACCGTCACCGGCTTCGCACACGACCTTGGGGAGTGGCTAGTTCAACACCAACGGTCGCAATGCCGACCAGAA encodes:
- a CDS encoding CopG family transcriptional regulator, translating into MNRFTISLDEELGEWVELQSEERGVSKSKVIRDAVEAAKSGDTTMLQRSELVDRIDDLENRVDALERERNEAATEGTGKIPAVETEGSNDGDSDHNEDVIEAFREWLSDRPPETEHGKEAMVETLRVLRNADGAVNQ